Proteins encoded together in one Deinococcus hopiensis KR-140 window:
- the rny gene encoding ribonuclease Y: MTILYVILALLVGLAGGGFAGMTRGRRERAAIDDTLLQKARADAERIRAEATGAAEELYAQAESRLQTATRRLQDAEDRERQSSQQLESQREQLQTLRTQIDAERAQAKQETARERELLASERQETRRERDELKREIERLNRRAEQLDSRGDKLDALEERLDAQVRELTRQENDLEGRARQIDLKLYEVASLTPEAARELILGRLDAELEEEKAIRVRAMTDRATAEARRTARSVIAQAIQRSASETSAQVSVSVVPIPNDAMKGRLIGREGRNIRAFEALTGVDLIIDDTPEAVILSSFNPVRREVARHVLESLVADGRIHPTRIEEMVHKAQDEMKAFIHAQGEEAAIEAGVVGLKPGLVQLLGRMYFRSSYGQNVLKHSVQVAHLTGIMADELGLDAALARRAGLMHDVGKSIDREIEGTHVEIGVNLAKRFGEPAEVIDAIAHHHDPENGETLYSVLVAAADAISAARPGARREELDAYVRRLEQLEQIAVAFPGVQQAYAIQAGREVRVIVQPEKVTDAQATLLAREIASRIEQDMEYPGQVQVTVVRESRAVEVAR; the protein is encoded by the coding sequence ATGACTATTCTGTACGTCATTCTGGCGCTCCTGGTGGGACTGGCAGGTGGCGGCTTCGCGGGAATGACGCGGGGACGCCGGGAACGGGCGGCCATCGACGACACGCTGTTGCAAAAGGCGCGCGCTGATGCCGAGCGGATTCGGGCAGAGGCCACTGGGGCCGCCGAGGAGCTATATGCACAAGCGGAATCGAGACTCCAGACCGCCACCCGCCGCCTTCAGGACGCCGAGGACCGTGAACGCCAGAGTTCCCAGCAGCTGGAGTCCCAGCGCGAGCAGCTTCAGACGCTGCGCACCCAGATTGACGCCGAGCGAGCGCAGGCCAAGCAGGAAACGGCCCGCGAACGCGAGTTGCTCGCCTCCGAGCGTCAGGAGACCCGGCGCGAGCGCGACGAGCTCAAGCGCGAGATCGAGCGCCTCAACCGCCGGGCCGAGCAGCTCGACTCGCGCGGCGACAAGCTCGACGCCCTCGAAGAACGTCTGGACGCCCAGGTCCGGGAGCTGACCCGCCAGGAAAACGACCTGGAAGGCCGCGCCCGCCAGATTGATCTCAAGCTGTATGAGGTGGCGTCGCTGACCCCCGAGGCCGCGCGCGAGCTGATCCTGGGCCGGCTGGACGCCGAGCTGGAGGAGGAAAAGGCCATCCGCGTGCGAGCGATGACCGACCGCGCCACCGCCGAGGCGAGGCGCACCGCCCGCAGCGTGATCGCGCAGGCCATTCAGCGCAGCGCCTCTGAGACGAGCGCGCAGGTCAGCGTGTCGGTGGTGCCCATCCCCAACGACGCGATGAAGGGCCGCTTGATCGGACGCGAGGGCCGCAACATCCGTGCCTTTGAGGCGCTGACCGGCGTAGACCTCATCATCGACGACACCCCGGAAGCCGTGATCCTGTCCTCCTTCAACCCGGTCCGGCGCGAGGTGGCGCGGCACGTGCTCGAATCGCTGGTGGCGGACGGACGCATCCATCCCACCCGCATCGAGGAGATGGTCCACAAGGCCCAGGATGAGATGAAGGCCTTTATCCACGCCCAGGGCGAGGAGGCCGCCATCGAGGCGGGCGTGGTGGGCCTCAAGCCCGGGCTGGTGCAGCTGCTGGGCCGGATGTACTTCCGCTCCAGCTATGGGCAGAACGTCCTGAAGCATTCAGTTCAGGTGGCCCACCTGACGGGCATCATGGCCGACGAACTGGGACTGGACGCTGCTCTCGCCCGCCGCGCCGGTTTGATGCACGATGTGGGCAAGAGCATCGACCGCGAGATCGAGGGCACCCACGTCGAGATCGGCGTCAACCTTGCCAAACGGTTCGGCGAACCGGCGGAAGTGATCGACGCCATCGCGCACCACCACGATCCCGAAAACGGCGAGACGCTGTACTCGGTGCTTGTGGCCGCTGCCGACGCAATCAGCGCCGCGCGCCCCGGGGCCCGGCGTGAGGAACTCGACGCCTACGTGCGCCGCCTGGAACAGCTGGAGCAGATCGCCGTGGCCTTCCCGGGAGTGCAGCAGGCCTACGCCATCCAAGCCGGGCGTGAGGTGCGCGTGATCGTGCAGCCGGAAAAGGTGACGGACGCGCAGGCCACGCTGCTGGCGCGCGAGATCGCCAGCCGCATCGAGCAGGACATGGAGTACCCGGGTCAGGTGCAGGTAACGGTGGTGCGGGAGAGCCGGGCGGTGGAAGTCGCGCGGTGA
- the rplI gene encoding 50S ribosomal protein L9: protein MQVILLEPGRLGKTGDVVTVKPGYARNFLIPRGMATPASATNMKTLEAQLRARQKTQAQEKAKAEDLASRLNGVAVELSVRAGEGKIYGAVTHGDVAAALDRLGFDVDRRRIDMPKTVKEIGEYDIAYRAHPEVTIPMKLVVHAQK, encoded by the coding sequence ATGCAAGTAATCCTTCTTGAACCCGGCCGCCTCGGCAAGACCGGCGACGTGGTGACGGTGAAGCCCGGCTATGCCCGCAACTTCCTGATTCCGCGCGGCATGGCGACGCCCGCAAGCGCCACCAACATGAAGACGCTTGAGGCCCAGCTCCGCGCCCGTCAGAAGACCCAGGCGCAGGAGAAGGCCAAGGCCGAGGACCTCGCCAGCCGTCTCAACGGTGTGGCCGTGGAACTCAGCGTCCGTGCGGGCGAAGGCAAGATCTACGGGGCCGTGACCCACGGCGACGTGGCCGCTGCGCTCGACCGGCTCGGCTTCGACGTGGACCGCCGCCGTATCGACATGCCCAAGACCGTCAAGGAAATTGGCGAGTACGACATCGCCTACCGGGCACATCCGGAAGTCACCATCCCGATGAAGCTCGTGGTGCACGCGCAGAAGTAA
- the rpsR gene encoding 30S ribosomal protein S18 produces MTQGNNAERKPRGKGPKRPRKPKVDPFSIGELEITDYKDVKMLRRFISDTGKILPRRRTGLSAKHQRRISQTIKIARQLALLPYTEKLVRK; encoded by the coding sequence ATGACCCAAGGTAACAACGCCGAGCGCAAGCCGCGCGGCAAGGGGCCCAAACGCCCCCGCAAGCCCAAGGTTGATCCGTTCTCCATCGGGGAGCTGGAAATCACCGACTACAAAGACGTAAAGATGCTTCGCCGGTTCATTTCTGACACCGGCAAGATCCTTCCCCGCCGCCGCACCGGCCTCTCGGCCAAGCACCAGCGCCGCATCTCGCAGACGATCAAGATCGCCCGCCAGCTCGCGCTGCTGCCCTACACCGAGAAGCTGGTCCGGAAGTAA
- a CDS encoding single-stranded DNA-binding protein → MARGMNHVYLVGALARDPELRYTPSGVAVFEATIAGEDHVIGNDGRERKLPWYHRVSLLGKPAEWQAEKGLKGGDAVLVEGSLDYSQWEAPEGGKRSMVKVKAQRIEQLGYTPELVQDAGGGVRMGRGMNEVLVIGNLTRDPELRYTPAGDAVLGIGLAVNESWQDRQGQKQEKTHWIDVTLWRELAESMKDLKKGDPVLIQGRLTNEAWTDRDGNKRNSTKVEATRVEALSRGAGTGTPAATSAGPRTQTASSSARPQAGTGASRAQPARATNTGTRSGGLDIDQGLDDFPPEEEDLPF, encoded by the coding sequence ATGGCCCGAGGCATGAACCACGTTTATCTGGTCGGCGCACTTGCCCGCGATCCCGAACTCCGCTACACCCCCAGCGGTGTGGCCGTTTTCGAAGCCACCATCGCTGGTGAAGACCACGTGATTGGCAACGATGGACGCGAACGCAAGCTGCCCTGGTACCACCGCGTTTCCCTGCTGGGCAAACCCGCCGAATGGCAGGCCGAAAAGGGCCTAAAGGGCGGCGACGCTGTGCTCGTTGAGGGCAGCCTCGACTACAGCCAGTGGGAAGCCCCCGAGGGCGGCAAACGCAGCATGGTGAAGGTCAAGGCGCAGAGAATCGAGCAGCTTGGATACACGCCCGAACTCGTGCAGGACGCCGGAGGCGGCGTACGCATGGGGCGCGGTATGAACGAGGTGCTGGTGATCGGCAACCTGACCCGCGATCCCGAACTGCGCTACACCCCCGCCGGAGACGCTGTGCTCGGCATCGGCCTGGCCGTAAACGAGAGTTGGCAAGACCGCCAGGGACAGAAGCAGGAAAAGACGCACTGGATCGACGTGACGCTGTGGCGCGAACTCGCCGAGTCGATGAAGGACCTGAAAAAGGGCGATCCTGTCCTGATCCAGGGCCGACTGACAAACGAGGCGTGGACCGACCGCGACGGCAACAAACGCAACAGCACCAAAGTAGAGGCGACGCGAGTCGAAGCCCTTTCCCGAGGCGCGGGGACCGGCACTCCCGCAGCCACCTCCGCCGGACCTCGCACGCAGACCGCGAGCAGTTCGGCGCGTCCCCAGGCGGGCACAGGCGCGAGCCGCGCGCAGCCAGCCCGGGCGACAAACACGGGGACCCGTTCGGGGGGCTTGGATATTGATCAAGGTCTCGACGATTTCCCGCCGGAAGAAGAAGACCTGCCGTTTTAA
- the rpsF gene encoding 30S ribosomal protein S6 encodes MNQYDLNLILNPNLSAEQLQIEKDYIETTLRGAGAEISNLDDVGNRRLAYAVGKDREGYYLMYTIKASGNPEKDIASSLRLRDNVRRILVVKDRPEWKTKKA; translated from the coding sequence ATGAACCAGTACGACCTGAACCTCATCCTGAACCCCAACCTCAGCGCCGAGCAGCTCCAGATCGAGAAGGACTACATCGAGACAACGCTGCGCGGAGCCGGTGCGGAAATCAGCAACCTTGACGATGTCGGCAACCGCCGCCTCGCCTACGCCGTGGGCAAGGACCGCGAGGGTTACTACCTGATGTACACCATCAAGGCCAGTGGCAACCCGGAAAAGGACATCGCTTCCAGCCTGCGTCTGCGCGACAACGTGCGCCGCATCCTGGTGGTGAAAGACCGTCCCGAATGGAAGACCAAGAAGGCTTGA
- a CDS encoding DinB family protein produces the protein MSEQTQGGEGQNWAEGILDILREAVEGGTPGQGTAFLDGTKADGSGNHGLLSTLAALSAGQASQDVYGTSIAGQARHTAFHMEVIVRWEREGDRGPFDWKGSFHPAQVAEEEWEEVQRRVRSAYETLLSFTRMQADKPVNGDMTGGLTGGVAHVTYHLGAIRQMVKALGPAE, from the coding sequence ATGAGTGAACAAACGCAGGGTGGAGAAGGGCAGAACTGGGCCGAGGGCATCCTGGACATCCTGAGAGAAGCGGTGGAGGGCGGTACTCCCGGTCAGGGCACCGCCTTTCTGGACGGCACGAAGGCAGATGGCAGCGGCAACCACGGCCTCCTCTCCACCCTCGCTGCGCTGAGCGCTGGGCAGGCCAGTCAGGACGTGTACGGCACGTCCATTGCTGGGCAGGCGCGGCACACCGCCTTTCACATGGAGGTGATCGTGCGCTGGGAGCGCGAAGGGGACCGGGGACCGTTTGACTGGAAGGGCAGCTTCCATCCGGCGCAGGTCGCCGAGGAGGAGTGGGAGGAAGTGCAGCGGCGCGTGCGGAGCGCTTATGAAACGCTGCTGTCCTTTACCCGGATGCAGGCCGACAAACCTGTCAACGGCGATATGACGGGAGGGCTGACCGGCGGTGTGGCGCACGTCACCTATCACCTCGGCGCGATTCGGCAGATGGTGAAGGCCCTGGGGCCGGCCGAGTGA
- a CDS encoding GNAT family N-acetyltransferase, whose protein sequence is MTLLLRSYADADAPAVSALVNGVTGRETTPESLRAEDVRRDPAKFHRRWVAEREGEIQGLGLLNASPFTPPGFLQATILVAPRARGQGVGGLLWREMEAASREEGAAGLSADVLDGDPSSRAWAERRGFCEHAHRFASELDLGTFDESLHAQALRRAEDQRVTFTDLRDADEATVERYLNFVADRLPETPDLTGHPRWPLAQIRETFHLNHDPRPDWLILAVSKEGEWLGTTAMVVYRHANMAYNEFTAVHPEARGRGLALPLKLHAICRARKEGLGVMRTNNHSRNAPMLAVNRRLGFRERPGRFEMHLGLKGNVTSDV, encoded by the coding sequence GTGACCCTCCTGCTCCGCTCCTACGCGGACGCTGATGCTCCCGCCGTCTCAGCCCTCGTCAATGGGGTGACGGGCCGTGAAACCACACCTGAGAGTCTGCGTGCCGAAGATGTCCGGCGTGACCCCGCCAAGTTTCATCGCCGCTGGGTGGCCGAGCGAGAAGGAGAAATTCAGGGCCTGGGACTGCTAAACGCTTCTCCCTTTACTCCCCCCGGCTTCCTGCAGGCCACCATTCTCGTCGCGCCTCGCGCGCGCGGGCAGGGCGTGGGAGGACTGCTGTGGCGGGAAATGGAAGCCGCCAGTCGGGAGGAAGGTGCGGCGGGCCTTTCCGCCGATGTGCTTGACGGGGACCCCTCCAGCCGGGCCTGGGCCGAGCGACGGGGCTTTTGTGAACACGCCCACCGCTTTGCCTCAGAGCTGGACCTGGGCACCTTCGACGAATCGCTGCACGCCCAGGCGCTGCGCCGGGCAGAGGACCAGAGGGTCACGTTCACGGACCTGCGGGATGCGGACGAGGCGACGGTGGAACGTTATTTGAACTTCGTCGCCGACCGCCTGCCCGAGACGCCAGACCTGACCGGACACCCACGCTGGCCCCTCGCGCAGATCCGCGAGACCTTCCATCTCAACCACGATCCGCGCCCGGACTGGCTGATCCTGGCGGTGTCCAAGGAAGGCGAGTGGCTGGGCACCACGGCGATGGTGGTCTACCGGCACGCGAACATGGCCTACAACGAATTCACAGCCGTCCATCCGGAGGCGCGTGGGCGGGGGCTGGCGCTGCCCCTCAAGCTGCACGCAATTTGCCGGGCCCGAAAGGAAGGTCTGGGCGTGATGCGGACGAACAACCACAGCCGCAACGCGCCCATGCTCGCGGTCAACCGCAGGCTGGGCTTTCGGGAGCGGCCGGGGCGCTTCGAGATGCACCTCGGGCTGAAGGGCAACGTTACTTCCGACGTTTGA
- a CDS encoding serine/threonine-protein kinase, whose product MTSCSEPPGEAGRAAGSSVFLMTQRTLPGYKLLYLLGRGQTALVHLAQDERGRQVALKVPLEETLKNQEAAERFGNEVRLSLQFRHPNVVPGYAGTAFGPKAFLALRYYPDGTLSDVLQRRKTGMLDLEETLPVLADVASGLTYLHALGAVHQDVKPQNVYVEGGRASLGDLSSAYFTAQGGLSSGSPFYMAPEIYHGHGSSLASDVYSLGVMAYELLSGRRPFQGTTYEELMSAHLNTFAPPLSHLSPEVPRPAARLLERALAKRPQDRPTANELRRELLAALGEVPEEEDLSPEPAAPVAASTPVGRHAPAAPRDSAATATPIDTAAERGGSRWNPFKRRK is encoded by the coding sequence TTGACTTCTTGCAGCGAACCTCCCGGAGAGGCGGGCCGCGCTGCGGGCAGCAGCGTCTTCCTTATGACCCAGCGCACCCTGCCCGGCTACAAACTCCTGTACCTCCTAGGAAGGGGGCAAACGGCCCTCGTGCACCTGGCGCAAGACGAGCGGGGTCGGCAGGTGGCCCTCAAGGTGCCGCTGGAAGAAACGCTGAAAAACCAGGAGGCAGCCGAGCGCTTCGGCAATGAGGTGCGGCTTTCACTGCAATTTCGGCATCCCAATGTGGTACCGGGGTATGCGGGCACGGCCTTTGGTCCAAAGGCGTTCCTGGCCCTGCGCTACTACCCGGATGGAACCCTCAGCGACGTCTTGCAACGCCGCAAAACGGGGATGCTCGACCTCGAAGAAACGCTGCCCGTTCTGGCGGACGTGGCTTCCGGCCTCACGTACCTCCACGCGCTCGGTGCCGTTCACCAGGATGTGAAGCCGCAAAACGTGTATGTGGAAGGTGGCCGCGCGTCCCTGGGGGACTTGAGCAGCGCGTACTTCACGGCGCAGGGGGGGCTGAGCAGTGGCAGTCCCTTTTACATGGCGCCCGAGATCTACCACGGTCACGGCAGCAGCCTGGCGAGCGACGTGTACAGCTTGGGTGTGATGGCCTACGAACTGCTGAGCGGCAGGCGGCCCTTTCAGGGAACCACCTACGAGGAATTGATGAGCGCCCACCTCAACACCTTCGCGCCGCCACTCTCGCACCTCAGCCCTGAGGTGCCGCGCCCGGCAGCCCGGCTGTTGGAGAGGGCGCTCGCAAAGAGGCCGCAGGATCGCCCCACCGCGAATGAGCTGCGCCGCGAGTTGCTCGCGGCCCTCGGCGAGGTGCCGGAGGAGGAGGACCTTAGCCCCGAGCCAGCCGCGCCCGTCGCGGCGAGCACTCCCGTGGGGCGGCATGCGCCAGCCGCTCCCCGCGACTCCGCCGCAACTGCCACGCCCATAGATACGGCGGCGGAGCGCGGCGGTTCCCGCTGGAATCCCTTCAAACGTCGGAAGTAA
- the prfB gene encoding peptide chain release factor 2 (programmed frameshift): MQELLEKLASLREYLDIPGKARRLNELDRELSDPELWNNAARARQVTQEAGSLRRIVDGYRTLESDAQGLQEMLEIASDEEREMLAEEQTSIQQRVDDLYRETLFTMKHADTAAILRVKSGAGGTESQDWAGMLTRMFMRWAERRGYRVDLIDQIDGEQAGVISSEFIIRGEKAYGMLAPEHGVHRLVRVSPFDSNNRRHTSFASVDVVPEVPEEEINIHIPDSDLRRDVFRSQGAGGQGVNTTDSAVRLTHLPTGIAVASQQTRSQIKNHEIALQILKQRLYDIEMRKREEEEARARGEQKKIEWGSQIRSYVLDKQYIKDHRTGVMKHNPDQVLDGDLDDLMWAGLEWMAGKRAAEDGGDDE, from the exons ATGCAGGAACTACTGGAAAAATTGGCGTCGCTCCGGGAGTACCTT GACATTCCCGGTAAAGCAAGACGGCTGAACGAACTGGACCGCGAACTCAGCGATCCGGAGTTGTGGAACAACGCGGCCCGTGCGCGGCAGGTGACGCAGGAGGCCGGCTCCCTGCGGCGCATCGTGGACGGGTACAGGACGCTGGAGTCCGATGCCCAGGGTCTGCAGGAAATGCTAGAAATCGCCAGCGACGAAGAGCGTGAGATGCTGGCCGAGGAGCAGACCAGCATTCAGCAGCGGGTGGACGACCTGTACCGCGAAACGCTCTTTACCATGAAGCACGCCGACACGGCGGCCATTTTGCGCGTCAAGAGTGGTGCGGGCGGCACCGAGTCACAGGACTGGGCGGGGATGCTCACGCGGATGTTCATGCGCTGGGCCGAACGCCGGGGCTACAGGGTGGACCTGATCGACCAAATAGACGGCGAGCAGGCGGGTGTCATCAGCAGTGAATTCATCATCCGAGGCGAAAAGGCCTACGGAATGCTCGCGCCGGAGCACGGCGTTCACCGCCTCGTGCGCGTATCGCCCTTCGATTCCAACAACCGCCGCCATACCTCCTTCGCCTCGGTGGACGTGGTGCCCGAGGTACCGGAAGAGGAGATCAACATCCACATCCCCGACTCGGACCTGCGGCGCGACGTGTTTCGCTCTCAGGGGGCGGGCGGACAGGGCGTGAACACGACCGACTCCGCGGTACGCCTGACCCACCTGCCGACCGGGATTGCCGTGGCCTCACAGCAGACCCGTTCTCAAATCAAGAACCACGAGATCGCCCTGCAGATCCTCAAGCAGCGCCTCTATGACATTGAGATGCGCAAGCGCGAGGAGGAGGAAGCCAGGGCGCGCGGCGAGCAGAAAAAGATCGAGTGGGGCTCTCAGATCCGCTCGTACGTGCTGGACAAGCAGTACATCAAAGACCACCGCACGGGCGTCATGAAGCACAACCCGGATCAAGTTCTGGACGGCGACCTCGATGATCTGATGTGGGCGGGACTGGAATGGATGGCCGGCAAGCGGGCCGCTGAGGACGGCGGAGACGACGAGTAA
- a CDS encoding CarD family transcriptional regulator, whose product MKSSSFLPGDRVVLPPYGVGVVCGTCQRPISGETQAYYQVEFANTSSRAFVPVQSPQGAGLRAALTTADMPNLLDCLQNSGALNLPRQWSARHRRVAEILAAADPYELATLTCELRRWNVQRGLPDLDRQAFRQAIRLLEQEVSGLEDECALNVQQFLGHAWNETSQS is encoded by the coding sequence GTGAAAAGCTCTTCCTTCCTTCCCGGTGATCGCGTCGTTCTTCCCCCTTACGGTGTGGGCGTGGTATGCGGCACCTGCCAGCGCCCCATTTCTGGTGAAACCCAGGCCTATTACCAGGTCGAATTCGCCAACACCTCCAGCCGGGCCTTCGTCCCGGTGCAGTCGCCGCAGGGGGCGGGCTTACGCGCGGCGCTCACCACCGCCGACATGCCAAACCTGCTCGATTGCCTGCAAAACAGCGGCGCCCTCAACCTCCCCCGTCAGTGGTCCGCGCGTCACCGCCGCGTCGCGGAGATTCTCGCCGCCGCCGATCCATACGAACTTGCCACCCTGACGTGTGAGCTGCGGCGCTGGAACGTGCAGCGGGGCCTTCCAGACCTCGACCGTCAGGCCTTCCGTCAGGCCATCCGGCTGCTCGAACAGGAAGTGAGCGGGCTGGAAGACGAATGCGCGCTAAACGTTCAGCAGTTTCTGGGACATGCCTGGAATGAGACTTCCCAGAGCTAG
- a CDS encoding ABC transporter permease has product MTSPASHARHFPWGAVLWPALLLLALWPGTLPRLAQPFSPGALLTFDVPLWRLTLIHLGLVLLATAVVVALGVPLAIAVTRPGREALRHLTETLASLGQTVPTFAILALAVPLLGFGWAPTLLGLVAYGLIPVVSNGIAGLRMVDPGALDAARGMGMTGSQRLLRVELPLARAVLLAGLRTSMVYNVGTATVGAALGAGGLGQPIINGLSQQNTGLILVGAVLAALLALSLDALLGLTAPSEAGPTRR; this is encoded by the coding sequence GTGACCTCCCCGGCTTCCCACGCGCGCCACTTTCCCTGGGGGGCCGTGCTGTGGCCGGCACTGCTGCTGCTCGCCCTGTGGCCGGGGACGCTGCCACGGCTTGCGCAGCCGTTCTCGCCCGGTGCGCTCCTCACGTTCGACGTGCCCCTGTGGCGACTGACGCTGATCCACCTGGGTCTGGTGCTGCTCGCCACCGCCGTGGTGGTGGCCCTCGGCGTGCCACTCGCAATAGCCGTGACCCGCCCAGGACGGGAGGCGCTGCGGCACCTGACCGAAACCCTGGCCAGCTTGGGCCAGACCGTGCCCACCTTCGCCATCCTGGCGCTGGCCGTTCCGCTGCTGGGCTTCGGATGGGCCCCCACCCTGCTGGGGCTGGTGGCCTACGGTCTCATCCCGGTGGTCTCCAACGGGATCGCCGGCCTACGAATGGTGGACCCGGGAGCGCTTGATGCGGCGCGCGGCATGGGGATGACCGGGAGCCAGCGGCTGCTCCGGGTCGAACTGCCGCTGGCCCGCGCCGTCCTGCTGGCCGGCCTGCGGACAAGCATGGTGTACAACGTCGGCACCGCAACGGTGGGAGCAGCGCTCGGGGCAGGAGGGCTGGGGCAACCCATCATCAACGGCCTATCCCAGCAGAACACGGGCCTGATCCTGGTGGGAGCCGTGCTGGCTGCCCTGCTGGCGCTGAGTCTGGACGCCCTGTTGGGCCTAACTGCACCCTCAGAGGCAGGACCCACGCGAAGGTGA
- a CDS encoding ABC transporter ATP-binding protein: MIELEHLEKRYAGAHAVRDLSLTFPEGEVTALLGPSGCGKTTTLRMINRLIEPTSGRVLLNGQDTQTVRPEVLRRGIGYVIQQVGLFPHLTVAQNVATVPDLLGWERGRVAHRVDELLDLVGLDPATYRVKRPGELSGGQAQRVGVARALAADPPVLLMDEPFGALDPLARARLQSAFRTIQRRLRKTVVLVTHDIDEALRLGDRVALMNAGTLAQFGPPDELILRPASPFVAQFLGEDAALRQLAGHPAAELTRPGNPSGLPTIEGTLDARSALGVMLREGTDALAVTQAGVALGVLRWSDLRGAASRPPGEA, encoded by the coding sequence ATGATCGAACTCGAACATCTGGAAAAGAGGTACGCGGGGGCCCACGCCGTGCGTGACCTGAGCCTCACCTTCCCGGAGGGCGAGGTCACGGCACTGCTGGGCCCCTCGGGTTGCGGCAAGACCACCACCCTGCGGATGATCAACCGATTGATCGAACCCACGTCGGGCCGGGTGCTCCTGAACGGGCAGGATACCCAGACGGTGCGCCCGGAAGTGCTGCGGCGCGGCATCGGGTACGTCATTCAGCAGGTGGGCCTCTTTCCCCACCTGACCGTGGCGCAGAACGTGGCGACGGTGCCGGACCTCCTCGGCTGGGAACGCGGGCGGGTGGCGCACCGGGTGGACGAACTGCTGGACCTGGTGGGCCTGGACCCCGCCACCTACCGTGTCAAGCGCCCCGGCGAGCTCTCGGGCGGGCAGGCGCAGCGTGTGGGCGTGGCACGGGCGCTGGCCGCCGACCCCCCGGTGCTCCTGATGGACGAGCCCTTTGGGGCCCTCGACCCCCTGGCGCGCGCGCGACTGCAATCGGCCTTCCGCACCATTCAGCGGCGACTGCGAAAAACCGTGGTACTCGTTACCCACGACATTGACGAGGCGCTGAGGCTGGGTGACCGGGTGGCCCTGATGAACGCCGGAACGCTGGCCCAGTTCGGTCCCCCCGACGAGCTGATCCTCCGCCCGGCCAGCCCCTTCGTCGCGCAGTTCCTGGGCGAGGACGCCGCCCTGCGGCAACTGGCCGGACACCCGGCTGCTGAACTGACCCGTCCGGGTAACCCTTCCGGCCTGCCGACCATCGAGGGAACCCTCGACGCCCGCAGCGCTCTGGGCGTCATGCTGCGCGAGGGGACCGACGCCCTGGCCGTCACGCAGGCCGGCGTAGCCCTGGGCGTGCTGCGCTGGAGTGACCTGCGGGGGGCCGCTTCACGTCCCCCCGGAGAAGCGTGA
- a CDS encoding ABC transporter permease, whose translation MFVLAALPMLAGTWLPWVLLRPNRLAPGTYLHLPPLLTGLGVVLAALPLLTFRRWPGWTGLAASLAMVAGVWALGEQTRAALAGQMPFARASAASGVWLFLLGAGVAAFGAGQLGRNRWGAWLWVLPVAALALAGHLSAWSVLVEGRNEGPRWVQEFGQHVRLVGSALGLALLIGVPLAVWASGHERRVAAVLGVASGIQTLPSLALLGLLIAPISALANAFPLLRRAGISGIGTAPALTAMTLYALLPLLRNGVVALRGVPAGTVDAARGMGMTPAQLFWRVRLPLALPVWLSGVRQASVLLVGVAAVAALIGAGGLGTYIFKGLQSAASDLILLGAVPAAAVALLLDAALRWLEGQLARALGRTI comes from the coding sequence GTGTTCGTCCTCGCTGCCCTGCCCATGCTGGCGGGCACGTGGCTGCCGTGGGTGCTGCTGCGCCCCAACCGCCTTGCGCCGGGAACGTACCTGCACCTGCCGCCCCTCCTCACAGGGCTCGGCGTGGTGCTGGCGGCGCTGCCCCTGCTTACCTTTCGGCGCTGGCCCGGGTGGACCGGCCTGGCCGCGTCGCTCGCGATGGTGGCCGGCGTGTGGGCGCTGGGTGAGCAGACCCGCGCGGCCCTCGCCGGTCAGATGCCCTTTGCCCGAGCAAGTGCGGCGAGCGGGGTCTGGCTGTTTCTGCTGGGAGCGGGGGTGGCCGCCTTCGGGGCTGGGCAACTCGGGCGGAACCGCTGGGGGGCCTGGCTGTGGGTGCTGCCGGTGGCGGCGCTCGCCCTGGCCGGGCACCTGAGTGCCTGGTCCGTCCTCGTCGAGGGCCGCAATGAGGGACCACGCTGGGTGCAGGAATTTGGGCAACATGTGCGGCTGGTGGGCAGTGCGCTGGGATTGGCCCTGCTGATCGGGGTGCCGTTGGCGGTGTGGGCCTCGGGGCACGAGCGGCGGGTGGCAGCGGTCCTGGGCGTGGCGAGCGGCATCCAGACCCTGCCCAGCCTGGCCCTGCTGGGACTGCTCATCGCGCCGATCTCGGCCCTGGCCAACGCCTTTCCCCTCCTGCGCCGCGCGGGGATCAGCGGCATCGGAACGGCCCCGGCGCTCACCGCCATGACCCTGTACGCCCTGCTGCCGCTGCTCCGAAACGGGGTGGTGGCCCTGCGGGGGGTTCCGGCGGGAACGGTGGACGCGGCCCGGGGCATGGGCATGACGCCCGCCCAGCTGTTCTGGCGGGTGCGGCTGCCTCTGGCCCTACCGGTGTGGCTCAGCGGGGTGCGGCAGGCCAGCGTGCTGCTCGTCGGGGTGGCGGCAGTGGCGGCCCTGATTGGCGCGGGGGGCCTGGGCACCTACATTTTCAAGGGACTGCAGAGCGCCGCTTCCGATCTGATCCTGCTCGGCGCAGTCCCCGCGGCGGCGGTGGCCCTGCTGCTGGACGCCGCACTCCGGTGGCTCGAAGGGCAGCTCGCCCGCGCCCTTGGACGGACGATATGA